TACCAAGAACTTTAACAAGATAGGTGGCTGAGAGCCACTTCAAGCTTTCAAACTCCTCCCTGTGTGAGGAAACACTGACTCCTGGAGCCAAATGAATTTTCTCCTGCTTGTCACCCAAACAGCCACCCTCATCTGACTCATGCCTGGCTCCATCACTTAGAGGCAGTTTATCATCCCTTCCTTCCCGATGACAAGCTAAGCATACAGGACTTGGCAAACTGGACATTTGTACAACAAAATCATATTCTATTTTCTGCAGTGCATACAAAGAAGGGTTTCTTGAGGAGATCAGAGCTCATCAAAGCCTGTCATCTCCTTGAAGTAGCAGAAAAGTAGCTCAAGCAAGGAAGTAGTAGGAGAAATCTTTCAGAAAGCACAAAGGCAGGTTTCATAAGCGTGTCCACTGCAACAAGCTCTGGATAGCAAAATCATGTTTGAGTGCTGGAACTTGAAACAGTTTATTCTCAAAAAAAACAATTTATACATTGCTTTAAAACTCAATTCCTCTTCATTTTGGCAGTGGTTTTTGTCAGTGCCACATGCAGTAGATCCAAGGTGTTAGATTTTAACGCTTCTTGATGTGAAGTCACAAAGAGGCTTTAAAATTTTACAGTGGGTTAAGCTTCAGCACAAAGATTTCAGCCCCCAGCACATTCCTAGCATTAAGTATGAGGGTACAAGTCAGAGCcagtgtggttttttgttttgtattttgaatAAGATGAAGTTGTTGCCCAGTCAAGGGAGGGCCAGATTGGCACCTGGGAAGCAACATGggatttctttaaaaagccaTAAATATTTTCAACACAGTCAGTGCATAGGGCATTTCACTCTGTACAATAAAAATTGGTCCTGAAGTAGCTGAAGCTGTCCTTTAACAGAGGAACTAATTCTTCAAGAATTTAGTGACAAAGTAACAAGATACAtagcagaaaggaaaagcatACTTCAGTTGCCATCACATCACCCAGCAAAAATATGCCCTGTGTCTTCTAACTCCTTAATCCAAGAGGTGAAGTTAATTGTCTTTCATAAAGACAAAAACTTTAAGGCCTGGAATAGCAAAATAAAACCATGAATTTGGAAGAGGGCACAGATCACAAGATGACAAGTTCTGTTGTCTGGAATGTAGACACAGGTTTAAAATACTCTGCAAACCCATTTTTAAAGGAGCAATGTCAGACCAAAGAACTGAAGTTGTCTAACAGTACAGAACTCAGGATGAGGGATGAGTGTCACTCATTGTACTGACTGACTGTTGTACATTTTACTTTGTTTGGGCCATGAAGCCACACCAGCAAATTTCACTGTTTGGCCATCTGTGCATTCAGAGACTGCTTTTATCTAGTGGGTGGAGTTtcttagaataaaataaatatgagaATATATTCTTTACTCAAGGTCTGAAAAACAGATTCTGTAGATGCAAGGTACAAGGTTTGACTCAGCCTGTCAGTGTCCCTTTAAATACAGGTAATCTCTACCTCCACCCTTTCCTACTGCACCTGCCTAGGAAGGCTTAACAGGGACTTAGAGGCTCTAAGAACATAATTATCCTGTGGCACATTCAGGGGAGAACATGAAAGACtacaggcacagggtgggccTGAAACCACCATGGGCAACATCTTTAAAGGCAGCTGTACCCGATACATCCATGATCATTCAATTCAGTTTCTACATTCAGCAGCAGGTAAATGTAGACCAAATACTTTCAAGTTTAATGCAGCAGTGACAtctttcttcctcctcaccCAGGTCCTGCTGAGTGATACAAACTTGATAAGTGAAACACTCAGTGGTGTGAAAAGAGTCCCTTTTTATAGAAAATCTTCTTGCTGAGACAGTTCCTATAGAGAGCCCAGTGCTTCTCCAAAGCGGATTTTCTGTCCAGCTTTGAGGTTGAATCTGAAGTCCTTGGGTGCCTCAAAGATTAGCACGATCGTAGAGCCTAAGTTAAATTCCCCTAAATGTTCCCCTTTCCTCATGGGGATTCCCTCCTTGTTGTTGTTGGAGATGAAGCTGAAGTCATTGTAGGAACCTTTAGAGTAACTTGGACTGTTCGTGTGCAAGTCCTGtccagagaaagaagagaaggatTTCAGTGCTCTGTATTCATTCATCACCACAGCTGTGAACTGTACACACTCATGCATTTTCCATGCACAAACTCACAGTGCAAAGGTGCAAtaggaatattttttaaattgtctaTATTGGAGACAAAACTGTTTAAATCAGTCTTAGAATATCAGTGCTGTGAAACACCCTAATTTCAGGGtaataagatttttctttttttttaaattttgttatgCTGCACCAACCTCAACCATTACCAGAAAGGTGCCTGCTATGATCCTGCTATGCTCACCTGGTCAAAGTAGATGCGGATGGAGCCCACGTTTGTTGCTCCTACAGCTGTTAGTGAGAAGAAGCCATGTTTCCAGTCACCTGTAAGGACAACCCGTTCATTGTGGCAGAACAGTTCCTTGATCCAGCGAGCAACTCCAGGATTGACAGACATCAGAGAGCCTGAAGAAGTGAGAAAATATTCAGGTTAGGTTGTCTGGTTTGTAGTGATAGTGTAATGCCACTCAGATGTTGTTTTCAGTGTAAGTGGAGCTGATCCAGTAAACAGCTCTGTCAGTTATTTGTAGGAAGAGAGGCAAGTGCCAGGCAGAGCAAATAAAAGAGAAGTCTGTGCTGAAAACAAAGGGGTCACAGAAGGATGTGCGTGGTGGGTCAGTCTCCCTCTCATGGTGTTTGAAACCAAACCCAAATACTTAAGGGTTTTGCTAGATACCAAGAAGTAAAATATTCTTATCTGCAAGAACATctgatcccagctccagcagtgtAACTGCTCAGTTGCATTTTCTTTGCCAAGCACAAGCAGAGATCATCCTTTAGGCTACTGTTTGGTGTGAGCAGAACTATCTATATTTCAGATGCAAACTGAATAAACAGTGTTTGGGAACAAATCAGCTCAGCTTGAATCAAGGGGTATTTCAAAGAACTCAAACAGTTTGAATACAGTATTACTGTTTTCACCATTTTTATGGTGATTTGCTCTGGTAAACCATACAGCTGCAAAACTCATTACTCTTTGAGACAAATCATTTTTCTACCACTGTCTCATATTACTGTACAACTTCTGCACTGGGGTGTCTCATTCTGCAGAGGCCCATAGCAGTGCTtccctccagagctgctctgcagctgttcCCTAGGAACAGAAACCAACCTGGGAAATGCCGGCGGTGTGACACTGTCCAGTCTGTGGGAGAGTGGAAGCAGTGATAATCCCCTGGTGCAAGGTAAATTACACAGTGGTAGAGCTCATTCCCCTCCTTTGTGACCAGTTGTTTCTGAAAAGAGTtaccagctggggctgcagaaaaagaagggaaaggaaggggtTAAAGATATTCCTCCTGAAGTCATCTACCTTAGCCAGGCAGTCTGTGTTAGACTGTGCAATAGCAGAGGATTAAATGCAGCTCACATGGATGGGTGAGACTACAAAAACATAGGTTTCATGCAGAAATCCAATATTTCCAAATGTTCCTTTCCCTTTACAAGAAAATTAGATCCTGGATTGTTTCAATCACaatgaaaaattttcttttggagTTTGCCCTTCCCTAAGCAAAACAGCAGAAACTGAAATGCAGTACAACAGAATTTTTATTAAAGCTATCCTTTAAGAACAGAATTTGTGAAGAGTCCTCTAAGTCATTAGAGGGGTAGTGCTTGAGCATGGATCTTGTTAAGGATCCAGTTTTGCTAGCCAGTGCTTGGGCCCATTTCAGTGTGACTGCAGGAGTGCTGCAGCCATGGTATACAACAGATATTGGAGTCAAGTGTAGGAACCAAGCAACTCAGTTCAGATAATCAGAATGAGCCAGGCATGACTGTATAAAGGCACTGGTGAGAAAGAGAAGAACTAGAACAGCGACATGGTTACccacaaataaaacaaaccaaaaatcagACTTGCTTTTGTTCCTGACAGCGCaagaaaatgttacattttttcATCTCTCTTATGATTTCTGAGAACACTGAAAGAGTACAGCAGAATAAATGCAGAACTGACACAGAACTCACCCTGGCTAAAATGCATTTCCTCTGTAGAGATGCGAGGTCCCAAGAAAGATTCCAGAGAATAAGTAACCCCTTTTACTTGCTCCACTTCACAATTTTTTACCTGTCCGAAATTCAGGATCTTTCCATCAGAGGGACTAATctacagcaaagagaaaaaaaggtaaCAGTCAGCAGTTCATTAATTCCTCATGAAGCAGTGCCATTCCTCTGGGAACTGAGGGAAGTGGCAGGTAAAGCCCTCCCTTCCTTCCACTCACCACGCTGTGCACACAGCACACCGGCCGTGCCTGCGGTTTCAGCTTCCTGCGGAAGAACTCACTGAGGTTCCTGTAGTGGTGCAGATCCTCCACAGCTGCCTCCTTCATGTTCACCCCGAAGGTCCAGATGTACAGGCTGTACACCGGCTTCCGCAGCCACGTGGGCAGCTCCACCTGGTTCAGGCGGCCCCAGGCTCGCGAGAGCAGCCGCGTCGGGACCGACTTGTACAGGGCAACCTGAGGGGAGAGCGGCGGCACGTCAGTGCCCTCCCCACTGATGGCTCCCTTACTTCTAACACAGGAAGGATCAGACTGTTCCTGCAAACCCCTCCCTTGAATTCATGTAGCCTTTAAGGCAGCAAAAAATTTACACTGCACTTCATCGTCATTCCCTCCATTCTGGTGAGAGTAGACAAGAGATGAAACATACAGGATAAAACTTCATATAACTTTAAAGTGAAGCCAGCATTTCCACTCCTTTGCAGGCTCAAGCTCCACACTGAAGTTACTGCAAACTGCCCAGTGTGAggcttacagaaaaaaaagagacaattGCACATATTCTAGTAGAACACTAATCAGAAAGTGTTAACATTACCGATGTATAATTTTTTTGTgaataattaaatgaaaattgaCTGGAAAATAACTTCTCAGTGTTGGATGACATGTTCCTCAGATGCAGCTGCTACTGAGGGTGCTTCCCACACCCAGTACTGTGTGTTGTATGCTCTAATGAGTATACAAGTACCATCAAAGAAATGTACCCACTGGATACAGCTACACAGGCATAAACTTATACTAGCCTTACTCCTTCTCTCACAACAATGGGAGCTGCTAATTGCAAGAATATTAAGTGCCTTTATTTCTGTAGAAATACACCTTTGGACTTGCACCAAAACCCAAGTTTTAGCAAGGAAAACAAATGAAGCAAAGTTGGCAAGAGGTATCTGCTGTTGATGGAAGTGGAGAGATGACAACATCTTTCTGTTGATAATTCCAGCAGACAGCTCCTCTGGGGTTTGTGGTACTTGCTGTCAGCCAGGAAGCTCACATGGCTATGATGTAACTGGGGGAAGCTGGGGAATATGGACCAAGGGAACTGAACACTCTGAAACCAGTTTTACAAAGGAAGTGGTGATCTGCTGACTGGTGTTTCTGAGTGAGCAGCTACATTCAACTTGCAGCTAAACCTTGGGATTTTTCTTAGTGAGAGTCATTTGTTCTCAATCATATCCTTCATGATCAAGTCTTGCAAAACACAGCCATAAACACAAACAGAAGTATGCACTGGCTCCATCATACCAAATACAGCAAATTAGGATTTCACTTACAAATCACCATCCTGTGTACATACAGGGATATTTCAGAAAGGAAGTACCAACCTAATCTTACTTCAGATAAAACCTTCTAAATAAACAGTGCTTTAGGTTATATAAGCTGaagtctgaagaaaaaaatgttgccTTTTTTTGACCTGCCCTGTACTGTATTAAtttctaaaaattaattttgctgtttTCCACCAACACTGAAAATGTACATACAACTATAAAATCACACCAATTGTCAAAAGCAGTATTTCCTAGCAGCCCCTTCTCTTCAATGGAGCCTGGTTTTCAAGCTGATGGGATCAAACAGAACAGATGTTCAATGAAATAGGCTTAAGAATGGCAATTTTGTTCCTGTTTGCAATCAAAATACTTACTTGGTTGTTGGATTCTGAAATTGCATGATTTGTGGGGAGAATTACTACATGCAAGCCATGCCATACCCCACTCTCAACAGTGTCAGAGCAGAGATCTGTGTACCATTTGGACATGCTGGACTACAAATGCTCAATGAACTTGAGGAACAAACCCTCTTGGTGCgaaaataacagaaaacaaGAGACCATTTCAACAGAACCAGGAAAAGGAACTTGCCAAAAGGTTTGGTCTTCCTTGTCCTAGCCCTGATACTGTGATACTGAAGTTTCTGTTGACTTTCCCTGACTGTTAGAGTACAAAGTAATTCTCTGCTCCTGAAAAAGTCACTTGTCTGTGAGGCAATTAATCAACACAACCACAGTGAAAACTAAACAGAAGCATGAATTGCAGCTCTGCTTTCACAGCAGTGATCAGCAGGCTGCCCTGCATGCAGCAGCTCtccccccagctgctgccagctcctccaggacacagctcccagaggTGGCACACCAGAGAGCTGCTCACACTTACCCTGCTCATAGGCCTCCATCCCACTCTGGTCAAGGGTTTAAGAGCACCGAAAGGCAGAAGGTAATAGAGAATAGTCAGAGGCCAAGAACGGAGTTTCAGAGCAGGCCTAGACATACAGCTCAGCTGGCCCAACCTTCGCCTCAGGGCCAGCTGGGGGAATTGCAACCTGAAAGATCACATACACAACATCAGAGGGTCAGGCATCTCAGCTGCAGAGCCACCAGCTTCCGACAGCTGGGTCACTTATTCCTGCTAAACGTTTCTTGATCTTTCATACTACAAGTCTTTACTCCTTTATTTTGATCGGTTCTTCCCCTTCCCAAAATAGAACAGTTTATCTAAAAAGTCCAAATAATGGTGTTCACCATCATAGGTCACATTTTATGAATGACACCCTCAAAAATTAAAGGCAAGACCAGTTTCCAGGTCTTAAAGCCTTCACTGAGTATCCTGGTTCCAAATAGGGAACATGTGGACAAAGCCAATATTTCTACTACGGCACAACAGTCTAGTCTCCATAGCCCAATAATCAACTCCCCTGCCTCATAACCTGCTGCatctcttgattttttttgttacatGGCTGTCTGACTCAGAGAGACCTCATTTTGCACAAATATCATGGCGAGAAGTTGACCTAACTCTCACGGGGAAAAGCTGCTCAGCTTCTTAGCAGAGGACAGACATTGCAGGCCTCAGTTCAGACCCTTGCAGGAGGTCTGGATGCAAAACCCTTCAGGTCCCCATTTATTCTTTGGCTTCTACTCATGAAAAAACCACTGCCATTTCCAAGGTCCTATTATCAAATGGCAGTCTGTCTACCTGAGGGCAATCTATTGATATGACTGACTGAACTCCTGGCTAGGACTGTTCTGCAAGCAGGCCACAGCGACGTGCACACACAAACTGAAGTGGCACAGTCTGGCTGCTCCCAACAGCTCACTCTCTCAAGGGATCCTGTGACATGAAAGAGGAAC
This portion of the Agelaius phoeniceus isolate bAgePho1 chromosome 18, bAgePho1.hap1, whole genome shotgun sequence genome encodes:
- the PISD gene encoding phosphatidylserine decarboxylase proenzyme, mitochondrial isoform X2 — encoded protein: MAAAVARSSLLCSCNLLVQRNLCVRAGVLWKQPPSRTFFTDRKKLHTAPVGQVFRLRPFHVLVATGGGYAGYRKYEDYKLQQLEKRGIEVPVKLASEWEVALYKSVPTRLLSRAWGRLNQVELPTWLRKPVYSLYIWTFGVNMKEAAVEDLHHYRNLSEFFRRKLKPQARPVCCVHSVISPSDGKILNFGQVKNCEVEQVKGVTYSLESFLGPRISTEEMHFSQAPAGNSFQKQLVTKEGNELYHCVIYLAPGDYHCFHSPTDWTVSHRRHFPGSLMSVNPGVARWIKELFCHNERVVLTGDWKHGFFSLTAVGATNVGSIRIYFDQDLHTNSPSYSKGSYNDFSFISNNNKEGIPMRKGEHLGEFNLGSTIVLIFEAPKDFRFNLKAGQKIRFGEALGSL
- the PISD gene encoding phosphatidylserine decarboxylase proenzyme, mitochondrial isoform X1; amino-acid sequence: MVRCYKALSNPPPSCYNLRKVKIHVRRLRSGNGGSSSCAGDQHPQLESPGPAGSAGGTPSRRTRFRLQFPQLALRRRLGQLSCMSRPALKLRSWPLTILYYLLPFGALKPLTRVGWRPMSRVALYKSVPTRLLSRAWGRLNQVELPTWLRKPVYSLYIWTFGVNMKEAAVEDLHHYRNLSEFFRRKLKPQARPVCCVHSVISPSDGKILNFGQVKNCEVEQVKGVTYSLESFLGPRISTEEMHFSQAPAGNSFQKQLVTKEGNELYHCVIYLAPGDYHCFHSPTDWTVSHRRHFPGSLMSVNPGVARWIKELFCHNERVVLTGDWKHGFFSLTAVGATNVGSIRIYFDQDLHTNSPSYSKGSYNDFSFISNNNKEGIPMRKGEHLGEFNLGSTIVLIFEAPKDFRFNLKAGQKIRFGEALGSL
- the PISD gene encoding phosphatidylserine decarboxylase proenzyme, mitochondrial isoform X3, yielding MCQSNTLQGPELHTGKWLQFPQLALRRRLGQLSCMSRPALKLRSWPLTILYYLLPFGALKPLTRVGWRPMSRVALYKSVPTRLLSRAWGRLNQVELPTWLRKPVYSLYIWTFGVNMKEAAVEDLHHYRNLSEFFRRKLKPQARPVCCVHSVISPSDGKILNFGQVKNCEVEQVKGVTYSLESFLGPRISTEEMHFSQAPAGNSFQKQLVTKEGNELYHCVIYLAPGDYHCFHSPTDWTVSHRRHFPGSLMSVNPGVARWIKELFCHNERVVLTGDWKHGFFSLTAVGATNVGSIRIYFDQDLHTNSPSYSKGSYNDFSFISNNNKEGIPMRKGEHLGEFNLGSTIVLIFEAPKDFRFNLKAGQKIRFGEALGSL